AATTTCAAAATTTGACTTCTTTGTACATACAGAACTTCAAAATGATTTCTCTCtattgtgatttctctgatgagcTTTAAGTTTGGCTTTAGTAATAAAATAttccccacattctgaacatgaaaagtgCTTCTCCTCTTTATGAGTTTTCTTGTGTATGACTAGATcagatttatctgtaaaacattttccacattctgaacatgaatatgacctctctcctgtgtgaattctctgatgtgcaacAAGATTTGCCTTTTGTGTaaagcattttccacattctgaacatccatatggcttctctcttgtgtgagttctctgatgtgcaacaagatttgccttttgtgtaaaacatttcccacattcagaacataaatatggcttctgttccgtgtgaattctctgatgtgtaacaagatgtgatttatttgtaaaacatttcccacattctgaacatgaatatggcttctctcctgtgtgagttctctgatgaagCTTGAGGTTGTCTTTAGTAAGAAAACATTTtccacactctgaacatgaatacgactTCTCTCCCCTGTGATGTCTCTGGTGAAGCTTGAGGTTATCTTTAGtaacaaaacatttcccacattctgaacatgagtacgacctctctcctttgtgacgtttctgatgtttaacaagatctgatttatttgtaaaacatttcccacattctgagcatggatacggcttctctcctgtgtgaattctattatgtctaacaagacttgatttgcttgcgaaagatttcccacattctgaacatgaatatggctttgaccctgtgtgaattctctcgtgTGTAATAAGATTTGATttatgtgtaaaacatttcccacattctgaacatgtaaaTGGTTTCTCaccagtgtgaattctctgat
The sequence above is a segment of the Bufo bufo chromosome 4, aBufBuf1.1, whole genome shotgun sequence genome. Coding sequences within it:
- the LOC120997436 gene encoding zinc finger protein OZF-like, which produces MDLSDPPCKSEVEEDIPVHVTTGGPIRRNQPEKYPSSPCSVDYPEENPLCFINETQLRNHQRGHTRENPYSCSECKKCFTAKSSLVRHERIHTGEKPYSCSLCGKCFTNKSSHVIHEKIHRGERPFSCSECGKCFIKKTDLVKHQRIHTGENPYPCSECEKCFITKEKLRYHQKIHTGEKTFACSKCGKCFLKKSILVIHKKIHTVEKPYSCSGCQKCFKNKSVFFRHQRIHTGEKPFTCSECGKCFTHKSNLITHERIHTGSKPYSCSECGKSFASKSSLVRHNRIHTGEKPYPCSECGKCFTNKSDLVKHQKRHKGERSYSCSECGKCFVTKDNLKLHQRHHRGEKSYSCSECGKCFLTKDNLKLHQRTHTGEKPYSCSECGKCFTNKSHLVTHQRIHTEQKPYLCSECGKCFTQKANLVAHQRTHTREKPYGCSECGKCFTQKANLVAHQRIHTGERSYSCSECGKCFTDKSDLVIHKKTHKEEKHFSCSECGEYFITKAKLKAHQRNHNREKSF